One window of the Frankiales bacterium genome contains the following:
- a CDS encoding EAL domain-containing protein gives MTPGGGRGTHVLTRGGGAMPEPATTEGPAEAGGRPGSTDPRWWIVLICYVVVTGIAVDQDSIRLVPLLWVVVAFAAWFGSVRAVTLLSLATLGVAILFGARWGQLGLPEFWVRFAIQVAVAAGAVLLVRSMRRRDRRLHRAEDDVRVLAENASDLALRIDGDGTVVWAAAAEDSPFGWRPDELVGRRLGDLVHPDDDAGSAVVRLKTRDGGYRSVSLKRTPMPAEGRPDAATVVGVRDVEDLVRAREDAAEGRAVLRSTLDSLSDPHTVMTPVRDDDGRIVDFRLEDANRAACRYNGMSREQLVGTTLLGLLPGHAESGLLASYVEVMETGTPYVATDLAYHQELLDDDRVYDVQALRIGGRLFCTWRDVSERHEASRSLAESEGRFRLLAENASDIVYQCSPDRTITWISPAVAQALGWQPDELVGEPCEVLVHPDDRPAVAAALDTLARTGTVDALTARYRSASGALRWMSVRPHLLRGDDGGPTGAVVALSDVTAERAARDELAYRAFHDPLTGLRNRAWILDALEADLRAVRRTGGRVGVLFVDLDNFKLVNDSLGHLAGDTVLAAIARRIAEVLRPTDRVGRFGGDEFVVVVPAVEDSLDVEQVAERISRAIGQELDVEGHRIVPSASLGIALSTPESTPASLLRDTDSALFRAKAAGRARWHFFDEEMHAQAVARLTTEDELRRAVAAGEFVVHYQPIVALGTGVVTGHEALIRWNHPDRGLLPPSDFLAVAEESGLIVEIGHQVLHQVCALLAERRDLPGPVSVNKSPVQIAGRGWREAFLATLREHDVDPGRLVVEVTETAVLSVIDQARDDLRALRDLGVGVHVDDFGTGYSSISLLRDLPVTGLKLDRSFTAHLDDDETAGVLSEGLAALAAGLHLIGIAEGVETLDQARTLRRHGWTHGQGYLFSKPKPCIDSATSEVEPAYLT, from the coding sequence ATGACTCCAGGAGGCGGGAGGGGTACACACGTGCTGACACGCGGAGGTGGTGCGATGCCCGAACCCGCGACGACGGAGGGGCCGGCCGAGGCCGGGGGACGACCCGGCTCCACCGACCCGCGCTGGTGGATCGTGCTGATCTGCTACGTGGTCGTCACCGGCATCGCGGTCGACCAGGACTCGATCCGCCTGGTCCCCCTGCTGTGGGTGGTGGTCGCGTTCGCGGCCTGGTTCGGCTCGGTCCGCGCGGTCACGCTGCTCAGCCTGGCGACGCTCGGCGTCGCGATCCTCTTCGGCGCGCGCTGGGGCCAGCTGGGCCTGCCCGAGTTCTGGGTGCGCTTCGCGATCCAGGTCGCCGTCGCGGCCGGTGCCGTCCTCCTGGTCCGGAGCATGCGGCGGCGCGACCGGCGCCTGCACCGCGCGGAGGACGACGTCCGCGTCCTGGCCGAGAACGCCTCCGACCTCGCTCTGCGGATCGACGGGGACGGCACCGTGGTGTGGGCCGCGGCGGCGGAGGACAGCCCCTTCGGGTGGCGGCCGGACGAGCTGGTCGGCCGGCGGCTCGGCGACCTCGTGCATCCCGACGACGACGCCGGCAGCGCCGTCGTGCGCCTCAAGACGCGCGACGGCGGGTACCGGTCGGTCTCGCTCAAGCGCACGCCGATGCCGGCGGAGGGGCGCCCGGACGCGGCGACCGTGGTCGGCGTCCGCGACGTCGAGGACCTCGTGCGGGCCCGGGAGGACGCGGCCGAGGGGCGCGCCGTGCTGCGCTCGACCCTCGACTCGCTGAGCGACCCCCACACCGTGATGACGCCGGTGCGCGACGACGACGGGCGCATCGTGGACTTCCGCCTCGAGGACGCCAACCGTGCCGCCTGCCGCTACAACGGGATGTCGCGCGAGCAGCTCGTGGGCACCACGCTGCTCGGGCTGCTCCCCGGGCACGCGGAGTCCGGGCTCCTGGCGAGCTACGTGGAGGTCATGGAGACCGGCACCCCCTACGTCGCCACAGACCTCGCCTACCACCAGGAGCTCCTCGACGACGACCGCGTCTACGACGTCCAGGCGCTCCGGATCGGCGGCCGGCTCTTCTGCACGTGGCGCGACGTGAGCGAGCGGCACGAGGCCTCGCGCAGCCTCGCGGAGTCAGAGGGCCGGTTCCGGCTGCTGGCCGAGAACGCCAGCGACATCGTCTACCAGTGCAGCCCGGACCGGACGATCACGTGGATCTCCCCCGCCGTCGCGCAGGCGCTGGGCTGGCAGCCCGACGAGCTGGTCGGCGAGCCGTGCGAGGTCCTCGTGCACCCCGACGACCGCCCGGCGGTGGCCGCGGCGCTCGATACTCTGGCGAGGACCGGGACGGTCGACGCGCTGACCGCGCGCTACCGCTCGGCGAGCGGCGCGCTGCGCTGGATGTCGGTGCGCCCGCACCTGCTGCGCGGCGACGACGGCGGGCCCACGGGTGCCGTGGTGGCGCTCAGCGACGTGACGGCCGAGCGGGCCGCCCGCGACGAGCTGGCCTACCGCGCCTTCCACGACCCGCTCACCGGGCTGCGCAACCGGGCCTGGATCCTCGACGCGCTCGAGGCCGACCTGCGCGCCGTGCGCCGGACCGGGGGCCGGGTGGGCGTGCTCTTCGTCGACCTCGACAACTTCAAGCTGGTCAACGACAGCCTCGGCCACCTCGCCGGCGACACGGTGCTCGCCGCGATCGCCCGGCGCATCGCCGAGGTGCTCCGCCCGACCGACCGGGTCGGCCGGTTCGGCGGCGACGAGTTCGTCGTCGTGGTGCCCGCGGTCGAGGACAGCCTCGACGTCGAGCAGGTGGCCGAGCGGATCAGCCGGGCCATCGGCCAGGAGCTCGACGTCGAGGGGCACCGCATCGTCCCCTCGGCCTCGCTGGGGATCGCCCTGTCCACCCCGGAGTCCACCCCCGCGAGCCTGCTGCGCGACACCGACTCGGCGCTTTTCCGGGCCAAGGCCGCGGGCCGGGCGCGCTGGCACTTCTTCGACGAGGAGATGCACGCGCAGGCCGTCGCGCGGCTCACGACCGAGGACGAGCTGCGCCGCGCGGTCGCCGCCGGCGAGTTCGTCGTGCACTACCAGCCCATCGTGGCCCTGGGCACCGGCGTCGTGACGGGGCACGAGGCGCTCATCCGGTGGAACCACCCGGACCGTGGCCTGCTGCCGCCGTCCGACTTCCTGGCGGTTGCCGAGGAGTCCGGCCTCATCGTCGAGATCGGCCACCAGGTGCTGCACCAGGTGTGCGCGCTGCTCGCCGAGCGGCGCGACCTCCCGGGCCCGGTCAGCGTGAACAAGTCACCGGTCCAGATCGCGGGCCGCGGCTGGCGGGAGGCGTTCCTGGCCACGCTGCGCGAGCACGACGTCGACCCGGGCCGCCTGGTGGTCGAGGTGACCGAGACCGCCGTGCTGTCGGTGATCGACCAGGCCCGCGACGACCTCCGAGCGCTGCGCGACCTGGGGGTCGGCGTGCACGTCGACGACTTCGGCACCGGCTACTCCTCGATCTCGCTGCTGCGCGACCTGCCGGTGACCGGCCTCAAGCTCGACCGGTCGTTCACCGCGCACCTCGACGACGACGAGACCGCGGGCGTGCTCTCCGAGGGCCTCGCCGCGCTCGCCGCCGGTCTGCACCTCATCGGCATCGCGGAGGGCGTCGAGACGCTCGATCAGGCGCGCACCCTGCGCCGGCACGGCTGGACGCACGGCCAGGGCTACCTGTTCAGCAAGCCCAAGCCGTGCATCGACTCCGCCACGAGCGAGGTCGAGCCCGCCTACCTCACCTGA
- the gcvP gene encoding aminomethyl-transferring glycine dehydrogenase gives MTDTLTPADRSVLDADLPFAERHIGPGEDAVARMLAVVGHESLDALSRAAVPEAIRWTEGLALPPAQSEPEVAAELRALAARNTVARSMIGLGYHDTHTPAVVRRNVLESPAWYTAYTPYQPEISQGRLEALLAFQTVVEDLTGLPVAGASLLDEPTAAAEAMTLARRTSGSASARFVVDADTHPQTLAVIGTRAEPLGIEVVVADLAQGLPEGELFGLLVSYPASSGQVRDIAPLVDAAHERGAVVAVASDLLALTLLTPPGELGADVVVGSAQRFGVPLGFGGPHAGFMSVRHGLERSLPGRLVGVSVDADGHPAYRLALQTREQHIRREKATSNICTAQVLLAVVAACYAAYHGPDGLVRIAERTHRHATTLAEGLVRLGAEVVTTRFFDTVQMRVPGRAVQVVHAAEELGVNLRLVDDDTVGVSTDETTTRRDLLAVWTAVAGVLSAPALHESDVDALAAATTYVLPAQARRTSPFLTHPTFHDHRSETAMLRYLRALSDQDIALDRAMIPLGSCTMKLNATTEMEPITQPGWAGVHPFAPLHQAAGYLDLVRSLEAYLVEITGYDAVSLQPNAGSQGEFSGLLAIRGYHRDRGDLHRDVCLIPSSAHGTNAASAVMAGMRVVVVACTDAGDVDVEDLRAKIAEHGERLAALMITYPSTFGVYEETVSEICALVHDAGGQVYVDGANLNALVGLAKPGRFGADVSHLNLHKTFCIPHGGGGPGVGPVAVRSHLAPYLPGHPLRPEAGPVGRGHRDGGTGPVSGAPWGSAGILPIPWAYIRLMGGDGLTRATQVAVLSANYVAARLRDRYPVLYTGRGGLVAHECIVDLREITKQTGVTVDDVAKRLIDYGFHAPTMSFPVAGTLMIEPTESEDLEELDRFCDAMLAIRAEIDEVAAGTWPVEQSPLRGAPHTAECLLGEWDRPYSRETAAFPVASLRRRKYWSPVRRIDGAYGDRNLVCACPAPEAFEV, from the coding sequence GTGACCGACACCCTCACCCCCGCGGACCGCTCGGTCCTCGACGCCGACCTGCCCTTCGCCGAGCGCCACATCGGCCCCGGCGAAGACGCCGTCGCCCGGATGCTCGCCGTCGTCGGCCACGAGTCGCTCGACGCCCTGAGCCGGGCCGCCGTGCCCGAGGCGATCCGGTGGACCGAGGGCCTGGCGCTGCCCCCGGCGCAGTCCGAGCCCGAGGTGGCCGCCGAGCTGCGCGCCCTCGCGGCGCGCAACACCGTCGCCCGGTCGATGATCGGCCTGGGCTACCACGACACGCACACCCCCGCGGTGGTGCGGCGCAACGTGCTGGAGAGCCCGGCCTGGTACACGGCGTACACGCCCTACCAGCCCGAGATCAGCCAGGGCCGCCTCGAGGCGCTGCTCGCCTTCCAGACCGTGGTGGAGGACCTCACCGGGCTGCCGGTGGCGGGGGCGAGCCTGCTCGACGAGCCGACCGCGGCGGCCGAGGCCATGACCCTCGCGCGGCGCACGTCCGGGTCCGCCTCGGCCAGGTTCGTCGTCGACGCCGACACCCACCCGCAGACCCTCGCCGTCATCGGCACCCGGGCCGAGCCGCTGGGCATCGAGGTCGTCGTCGCCGACCTCGCGCAGGGCCTGCCGGAGGGCGAGCTGTTCGGGCTGCTCGTCTCCTACCCGGCGTCCTCGGGCCAGGTGCGCGACATCGCCCCGCTGGTGGACGCCGCCCACGAGCGCGGCGCCGTGGTCGCGGTGGCCTCGGACCTGCTCGCGCTCACCCTCCTCACGCCGCCGGGCGAGCTCGGCGCCGACGTCGTCGTCGGGTCGGCGCAGCGCTTCGGCGTGCCGCTGGGCTTCGGCGGCCCCCACGCCGGCTTCATGTCCGTGCGCCACGGGCTCGAGCGCTCGCTGCCCGGGCGGCTCGTCGGCGTCAGCGTCGACGCCGACGGCCACCCCGCGTACCGCCTCGCGCTGCAGACCCGTGAGCAGCACATCCGGCGCGAGAAGGCGACGAGCAACATCTGCACGGCGCAGGTGCTGCTCGCCGTCGTCGCGGCCTGTTACGCCGCCTACCACGGCCCGGACGGCCTGGTGCGCATCGCCGAGCGCACGCACCGGCACGCGACGACGCTCGCGGAGGGGCTCGTGCGTCTCGGCGCCGAGGTGGTGACCACCCGCTTCTTCGACACCGTGCAGATGCGCGTGCCGGGCCGGGCGGTGCAGGTGGTGCACGCCGCTGAGGAGCTCGGCGTCAACCTGCGCCTCGTCGACGACGACACCGTGGGCGTCAGCACCGACGAGACCACCACGCGACGCGACCTGCTGGCCGTGTGGACTGCCGTAGCCGGCGTGCTCTCGGCCCCCGCCCTACACGAGTCCGACGTCGACGCTCTCGCCGCCGCGACCACGTACGTGCTGCCCGCGCAGGCGCGGCGCACCTCGCCGTTCCTCACCCACCCCACGTTCCACGACCACCGCAGCGAGACCGCGATGCTGCGCTACCTGCGCGCGCTCTCGGACCAGGACATCGCCCTCGACCGGGCGATGATCCCGCTGGGCTCGTGCACGATGAAGCTCAACGCGACCACGGAGATGGAGCCGATCACCCAGCCGGGCTGGGCCGGGGTGCACCCCTTCGCCCCGCTGCACCAGGCCGCGGGCTACCTCGACCTCGTGCGCTCGCTCGAGGCGTACCTCGTGGAGATCACCGGGTACGACGCGGTCTCGCTGCAGCCGAACGCGGGCAGCCAGGGCGAGTTCTCCGGCCTGCTCGCGATCCGCGGCTACCACCGCGACCGCGGCGACCTGCACCGCGACGTGTGCCTCATCCCCAGCAGCGCGCACGGGACCAACGCGGCGAGCGCCGTGATGGCCGGGATGCGCGTGGTGGTCGTGGCGTGCACCGACGCCGGCGACGTCGACGTCGAGGACCTCCGGGCGAAGATCGCCGAGCACGGCGAGCGGCTGGCCGCGCTCATGATCACCTACCCGTCGACGTTCGGCGTCTACGAGGAGACCGTCAGCGAGATCTGCGCCCTGGTGCACGACGCCGGCGGCCAGGTGTACGTCGACGGGGCGAACCTCAACGCCCTCGTGGGCCTGGCCAAGCCCGGGCGCTTCGGCGCCGACGTGTCCCACCTGAACCTGCACAAGACCTTCTGCATCCCGCACGGCGGCGGCGGTCCCGGCGTGGGCCCGGTCGCGGTGCGGTCGCACCTCGCGCCCTACCTGCCCGGCCACCCGCTGCGCCCCGAGGCCGGCCCGGTCGGGCGGGGGCACCGCGACGGCGGCACCGGCCCGGTGAGCGGGGCGCCGTGGGGGAGCGCGGGCATCCTGCCCATCCCGTGGGCCTACATCCGCCTGATGGGCGGCGACGGCCTCACCCGGGCGACGCAGGTGGCGGTGCTCTCCGCCAACTACGTCGCGGCCCGGCTGCGCGACCGCTACCCCGTGCTCTACACCGGGCGGGGCGGGCTGGTGGCCCACGAGTGCATCGTCGACCTGCGCGAGATCACGAAGCAGACCGGCGTCACCGTCGACGACGTCGCCAAGCGGCTCATCGACTACGGCTTCCACGCCCCGACGATGAGCTTCCCCGTGGCCGGCACGCTCATGATCGAGCCCACCGAGAGCGAGGACCTCGAGGAGCTCGACCGGTTCTGCGACGCGATGCTCGCGATCCGCGCTGAGATCGACGAGGTCGCCGCCGGCACCTGGCCGGTGGAGCAGTCGCCGCTGCGCGGCGCGCCGCACACGGCGGAGTGCCTGCTCGGCGAGTGGGACCGGCCCTACTCGCGCGAGACCGCGGCGTTCCCGGTCGCGTCGCTGCGGCGCCGCAAGTACTGGTCCCCGGTCCGGCGCATCGACGGCGCGTACGGCGACCGCAACCTGGTGTGCGCCTGCCCGGCGCCCGAGGCGTTCGAGGTCTGA